Proteins co-encoded in one Uloborus diversus isolate 005 chromosome 9, Udiv.v.3.1, whole genome shotgun sequence genomic window:
- the LOC129230537 gene encoding zinc finger protein GLI4-like, whose amino-acid sequence MDPHFGIPLQFPSAFAAVHGPIPVDQHTHEGRYIWDPRLHHLHHGPSSFQTTNSNSNLSELSLLAQRRASVTSGHMDSPVHLPYRLSPYMDQFYGPLPPGPPPPPVPGLGSLESREYLQQMAALGQRCMLGDCIPSPHQHPACENFLASEGSHLASPRPAPRHGRKRALSNSPYLSDSYDIGSMIRFSPNSLVSFMNGSRSSSASGSYGHLSAGTLSPAFGMPQQSPHFHHLMRQGNPMIVPSAFAPQPLVGSYGSHLMSTKLECMPDSGGRETACNVVSSTVDGEDTHLKIKKEVCRRDVLNDDDRDTVADLKDEPGDFIETNCHWHNCGKEFLTQDELVKHINDDHIHGNRKSFVCRWKECSREEKPFKAQYMLVVHMRRHTGEKPHKCTFEGCSKAYSRLENLKTHLRSHTGEKPYTCEFPGCTKAFSNASDRAKHQNRTHSNAKPYACKAPGCTKRYTDPSSLRKHVKTVHGADFYANKKHKGGEGKDGDKSEPTEDHHTDPNSMEGSPNSEGSNMTHPGSLSSPSIKSEDSPRTQDEPTDAASPPISDNSISTTSGHVETDALWDVADIVEEEVLEESIALAPCSVGAGKSKEEGGRTARSRLKTRIQAQLKSASSWFPNLLPSRRGNANRRNMPNIIAPVPTNINELNGLPPVTETKNNPVSEKNLQNQGSVPCTTDLQKPNRRNSGSSSTVSSYYSSMQSEASSQQLSTHSGKSVVEQTNSLQIQGSVYDPISAGSSCDGSESGEPLPNALTTHLQRCARASASQHLSNTSNLVVLTQNESLASDSEGLQHACRNGLPLPMQQLIVKANSANNGNNARQVPSVLAGKGHHPNQDVVLEELEEDKPIEENKDLILPDEMVNYLHEVAEQSMRPPSVISEAITSVSRYVPPKPSSNNNHQPKSPHIPNSNYVPQQQNCPQNNQQNWPPCSPCCQNSHNSSCTTPHCMHNHSKYSNGVSQTMQPCCYPNGSQQQPLQSCHNVHKPMQSHTGCVNSMSNPNVHKVPNNHNVPYQQSVNIPPNAMNTNSNSTQNQCYPMNDYSQQQMSMSHSHYNSSLNFPHNNNMPQNTYSQSNNYNQGNGQINTAPPGNYMTNNSIHYGNNNNQQFSYPSQGGMQFHGYRPATNVSNPCLSGNETTPCPPTNMSNSCSSTIVPNSCPQINMHSSCLPTNMPNSCQSTNVSNTCPQPNVPKPGPPPNYASYNAMNKLPSQQNMHYNGGSVANSHHNSSYIQDVNMNSNLQVMHSDAANQNMNFNSQNNSCFDSNVPQWCSNQSDYSTYNASNCMPYSQVPTNVPQNQNMMHHPNQQNQASHGPSQSYVPEVPQQCAMHKIAYERQCANSCSYNQTYAPNVDPSHPGQQPQNIPMQYPMTPANQYNDQKPVNNHMPMNTVSNHTDSMCQNQLPNLLHNDNNHCCNHKLGTSIQAQHSASSISEQDEKDSSVSAVAAKSSHSCSTTDQREIQCQNVSQSSLSGEAYQRTLKYVQQCQEMLGKQQASPGCNRVSSSTDRQSPAISHSPLLQTSNMVINDLNSGLHSLVEETRYLQLLH is encoded by the exons GTATTCCGCTCCAGTTCCCCAGTGCCTTTGCTGCTGTACATGGGCCTATTCCCGTGGACCAGCACACTCATGAAGGAAGATATATTTGGGATCCAAGACTGCACCATCTCCATCATGGCCCATCAAG CTTTCAAACAACCAACAGCAACTCCAATCTGTCTGAGCTGTCATTGCTTGCTCAAAGACGTGCCTCAGTTACTAGTGGACATATGGATAGCCCGGTTCATTTGCCTTATCGACTCAGTCCATACATGGACCAATTCTATGGTCCATTACCACCTGGACCACCACCACCACCTGTGCCTGGATTGGGCTCTCTTGAGAGCAGAG AGTATTTGCAGCAAATGGCTGCATTGGGACAAAGATGCATGCTGGGAGATTGCATTCCAAGCCCTCATCAGCATCCTGCGTGTGAAAATTTCCTGGCATCAGAAG GTTCCCACTTAGCAAGTCCTCGACCGGCCCCCAGGCATGGAAGGAAGAGGGCCCTTTCCAATTCTCCTTATTTATCAGATTCATATGACATAGGCTCCATGATTCGATTCTCTCCCAATTCGTTGGTATCATTCATGAATGGCTCAAGGAGTTCAAGTGCCAGTGGCTCATATGGTCATCTCTCTGCAG GAACCTTGAGTCCAGCATTTGGCATGCCACAGCAATCACCCCACTTTCACCACTTGATGAGACAGGGTAATCCAATGATAGTTCCTTCTGCTTTTGCACCTCAACCCCTAGTCGGCTCCTATGGGTCTCATCTTATGTCTACCAAACTTGAGTGCATG CCTGATTCAGGAGGACGTGAAACTGCTTGTAATGTTGTCAGCAGCACTGTTGATGGGGAAGATActcatctaaaaattaaaaaagaagtttgCCGCAGAGACGTTTTGAATGATGATGATAGGGACACAGTGGCTGATTTAAAAGATGAACCTGGGGattttattgaaacaaattgtcACTGGCATAACTGTGGAAAAGAGTTCCTTACTCAGGATGAACTTGTTAAG CACATTAATGATGATCATATTCATGGGAACAGAAAATCTTTTGTTTGTCGTTGGAAAGAGTGCTCCAGAGAAGAGAAACCTTTTAAAGCACAGTACATGTTGGTGGTTCATATGAGGCggcatactggagaaaaacctcATAAATGCACA TTTGAAGGTTGCTCTAAAGCTTACTCACGTctggaaaatttgaaaactcACCTTCGATCACATACAGGAGAAAAGCCATATACTTGTGAATTCCCTGGCTGTACGAAGGCATTTAGCAATGCATCAGATCGTGCCAAACATCAGAATAGAACACATTCAAACGCT AAACCTTATGCATGTAAAGCTCCTGGTTGTACTAAACGTTACACTGATCCAAGTTCTTTGAGGAAACATGTTAAAACTGTGCATGGTGCCGACTTCTATGCTAACAAGAAGCACAAAGGAGGTGAAGGCAAAGATGGTGACAAAAGTGAACCAACTGAAGATCACCACACTGATCCTAACAGCATGGAAGGAAGTCCAAACTCAGAAGGCAGCAACATGACTCATCCGGGTAGCCTATCAAGTCCCAGCATTAAATCGGAG gATTCTCCTCGTACCCAAGATGAACCTACTGATGCTGCCAGTCCTCCCATTAGTGACAATAGCATTTCAACTACCAGTGGGCATGTGGAAACAGATGCACTTTGGGATGTTGCTGATATTGTCGAAGAAGag GTTTTGGAAGAAAGCATTGCTCTTGCACCATGCTCAGTAGGTGCTGGCAAAAGTAAAGAAGAAGGAGGAAGAACTGCAAGGAGTAGACTGAAGACAAGAATTCAAGCACAATTGAAATCGGCTAGTTCTTGGTTCCCTAATCTGTTGCCTTCCAGGAGAG GTAATGCAAACAGGAGGAATATGCCAAACATAATAGCACCTGTTCCGACCAACATAAATGAGTTGAATGGCCTGCCACCTGTTACAGAAACGAAGAATAATCCAGTGTCTGAAAAGAATCTCCAGAATCAAG GTTCTGTACCATGCACAACAGATCTACAAAAACCAAACCGTCGCAATAGTGGAAGTAGCAGCACTGTGAGTTCATATTACAGCAGTATGCAGTCAGAAGCAAGTTCCCAACAACTCAGTACACACAGTGGTAAATCTGTTGTCGAACAAACAAACAGTTTGCAAATTCAAGGCTCCGTATATGATCCCATATCAGCTGGCAGTTCATGTGATGGCAGTGAATCTGGGGAACCATTGCCAAATGCTCTAACAACTCATCTTCAAAGGTGTGCAAGGGCCTCAGCATCACAGCATTTGTCAAACACAAGCAATTTAGTTGTTTTGACTCAGAATGAATCATTAGCATCAGATAGTGAAGGGCTACAACATGCATGCAGGAATGGACTGCCTTTGCCGATGCAACAGCTCATTGTAAAAGCTAATTCTGCAAATAATGGCAATAATGCAAGACAAGTACCATCTGTATTGGCTGGTAAAGGACACCATCCAAATCAAGATGTTGTTTTAGAAGAACTGGAAGAAGATAAACCAATTGAAGAAAACAAAGATCTGATACTACCAGATGAAATGGTGAACTATTTGCATGAAGTCGCAGAACAAAGCATGAGACCCCCTTCAGTGATAAGTGAAGCAATAACGAGTGTAAGCAGATATGTTCCACCAAAGCCATCATCAAATAATAACCATCAGCCAAAAAGTCCACATATtcctaattcaaattatgttcctcAGCAACAGAACTGTCCTCAGAACAATCAGCAAAATTGGCCTCCTTGCAGTCCTTGTTGTCAGAATTCTCATAACTCATCCTGTACTACTCCTCATTGCATGCATAATCATAGTAAATATTCTAATGGTGTTTCACAGACAATGCAGCCATGCTGTTATCCAAATGGCTCCCAACAACAGCCTTTGCAAAGTTGCCATAATGTACATAAACCCATGCAATCACACACTGGATGTGTAAATTCGATGAGTAATCCTAATGTACATAAAGTGCCTAACAATCATAATGTGCCTTATCAACAGTCAGTTAACATTCCACCTAATGCTATGAATACAAACAGTAATTCTACTCAGAATCAATGCTATCCAATGAATGATTACTCACAACAACAAATGTCAATGTCTCATTCACACTACAATTCATCACTAAATTTTCCTCATAACAATAATATGCCACAGAATACATACTCTCAAAGTAACAATTACAACCAAGGGAATGGTCAAATTAATACTGCACCACCTGGCAATTACATGACGAATAATTCTATTCATTATGGCAATAATAATAATCAGCAGTTTTCATATCCTAGTCAGGGTGGAATGCAATTTCATGGATATAGACCAGCAACAAATGTTTCAAATCCTTGTTTATCAGGAAATGAAACTACTCCTTGTCCACCAACAAATATGTCTAATTCTTGTTCATCAACAATTGTGCCTAATTCTTGCCCACAAATAAACATGCATAGTTCTTGTCTTCCAACAAATATGCCTAATTCATGTCAATCAACAAATGTGTCTAACACTTGTCCACAACCAAATGTGCCTAAACCTGGTCCACCTCCAAATTATGCATCATATAATGCAATGAATAAACTTCCAAGCCAACAGAATATGCATTATAATGGTGGATCAGTTGCAAATTCTCATCACAATTCATCATACATTCAAGATGTCAATATGAATTCGAACTTGCAAGTTATGCACAGTGATGCAGCAAATCAAAACATGAATTTCAATTCACAGAATAATTCTTGCTTTGATTCAAATGTACCCCAATGGTGCAGTAATCAATCAGATTATAGCACTTACAATGCAAGCAATTGTATGCCTTACTCACAAGTGCCGACAAATGTTCCACAAAATCAAAATATGATGCATCATCCAAACCAGCAAAATCAGGCATCTCATGGACCTTCACAAAGTTATGTTCCTGAAGTTCCTCAGCAATGTGCCATGCACAAAATTGCATATGAAAGACAATGTGCCAACTCATGTTCTTACAATCAAACATATGCACCAAATGTTGATCCTTCTCATCCTGGACAACAGCCACAAAATATACCAATGCAATATCCAATGACACCAGCTAATCAGTATAATGATCAAAAGCCAGTAAACAATCACATGCCAATGAATACTGTTTCTAATCATACTGACTCCATGTGCCAAAATCAATTACCAAACCTTTTACATAATGATAATAATCATTGTTGTAACCATAAGTTAGGCACTTCTATTCAAGCTCAACATAGTGCTTCAAGTATTAGTGAACAGGATGAGAAAGATTCTTCTGTTTCAGCAGTAGCTGCTAAATCATCTCACAGCTGTTCCACTACTGATCAACGAGAAATTCAATGTCAAAATGTGAGCCAATCCTCTCTTTCTGGAGAGGCTTACCAACGAACTTTGAAGTACGTCCAACAGTGCCAAGAAATGTTGGGGAAGCAACAAGCATCCCCAGGATGCAATCGTGTAAGCAGCAGCACCGATCGCCAGAGTCCCGCCATCAGTCATTCACCTTTGTTACAAACTTCAAATATGGTGATAAACGATCTTAATTCAGGTCTTCACTCATTGGTTGAAGAAACCAGATATTTACAACTGTTACATTAA